One Campylobacter lari DNA segment encodes these proteins:
- the groL gene encoding chaperonin GroEL (60 kDa chaperone family; promotes refolding of misfolded polypeptides especially under stressful conditions; forms two stacked rings of heptamers to form a barrel-shaped 14mer; ends can be capped by GroES; misfolded proteins enter the barrel where they are refolded when GroES binds), with protein MAKEIFFSDEARNKLYEGVKKLNDAVKVTMGPRGRNVLIQKSFGAPTITKDGVSVAKEVELKDSLENMGASLVREVASKTADQAGDGTTTATVLAHAIFKEGLRNITAGANPIEVKRGMDKACEAIVAELKKLSREVKDKKEIAQVATISANSDEKIGNLIADAMEKVGKDGVITVEEAKSINDELNVVEGMQFDRGYLSPYFITNTEKMTAELQNPFILLFDKKIANLKDLLPILEQIQKTGKPLLIIAEDIEGEALATLVVNKLRGVLNISAVKAPGFGDRRKAMLEDIAILTGGEVISEELGRTLESASIQDLGQASSVIIDKDNTTIVNGAGEKANIDARINQIKAQIAETSSDYDREKLQERLAKLSGGVAVIKVGAATETEMKEKKDRVDDALSATKAAVEEGIVIGGGAALIKAKSKINLNLEGDEAIGAAIVERALRAPLRQIAENAGFDAGVVVNTVENSKEENTGFDAAKGEYVNMLESGIIDPVKVERVALLNAVSVASMLLTTEATISEIKEDKPAMPDMSGMGGMGGMGGMM; from the coding sequence TAATCCAAAAAAGTTTTGGCGCTCCAACTATCACAAAAGATGGTGTGAGTGTGGCTAAAGAAGTGGAATTAAAAGATTCTTTAGAAAATATGGGTGCTTCTTTAGTTAGAGAAGTAGCTAGTAAAACAGCTGATCAAGCAGGCGATGGAACAACAACAGCAACAGTTTTAGCGCATGCTATTTTTAAAGAAGGTTTAAGAAACATCACAGCAGGTGCGAATCCTATTGAAGTTAAAAGAGGTATGGATAAAGCTTGCGAAGCTATAGTAGCTGAACTTAAAAAACTTTCTCGTGAGGTTAAAGATAAAAAAGAAATCGCTCAAGTTGCGACAATTTCTGCAAATTCAGATGAGAAAATCGGAAATTTAATCGCTGATGCTATGGAAAAAGTTGGAAAAGATGGTGTTATCACTGTTGAAGAAGCAAAATCAATCAATGATGAATTAAATGTAGTTGAAGGTATGCAATTTGATAGAGGATATTTAAGCCCATATTTCATTACAAATACTGAAAAAATGACAGCTGAATTACAAAATCCATTTATTTTGTTATTTGATAAAAAAATTGCCAACTTAAAAGATTTATTACCAATTTTAGAACAAATTCAAAAAACAGGAAAACCACTTTTAATTATAGCTGAAGACATTGAAGGTGAAGCTTTAGCAACTTTAGTTGTAAATAAATTAAGAGGTGTTTTAAATATTTCAGCAGTTAAAGCTCCTGGTTTTGGCGATAGAAGAAAAGCTATGCTTGAAGATATTGCTATTTTAACAGGTGGTGAAGTGATTTCTGAAGAGCTTGGAAGAACTTTAGAAAGTGCTAGTATCCAAGATTTAGGTCAAGCTTCAAGCGTGATCATTGATAAAGATAATACAACTATTGTAAATGGAGCAGGTGAAAAAGCAAATATTGATGCAAGAATCAACCAAATCAAAGCTCAAATTGCTGAAACAAGCTCAGATTATGATAGAGAAAAATTACAAGAAAGATTAGCTAAATTAAGTGGTGGGGTTGCAGTGATTAAAGTTGGTGCGGCTACAGAAACTGAAATGAAAGAGAAAAAAGATAGAGTTGATGATGCATTAAGCGCTACAAAAGCTGCTGTTGAAGAAGGTATAGTAATAGGTGGTGGCGCTGCATTAATCAAAGCAAAATCAAAAATTAACTTGAATTTAGAAGGCGATGAGGCTATTGGTGCAGCTATTGTAGAAAGAGCTTTAAGAGCACCTTTAAGACAAATTGCTGAAAATGCTGGATTTGATGCTGGTGTAGTTGTAAATACAGTAGAAAATAGTAAAGAAGAAAATACTGGTTTTGACGCTGCAAAAGGTGAATATGTAAATATGCTTGAAAGCGGTATTATTGATCCTGTTAAAGTAGAAAGAGTGGCTTTACTTAATGCAGTTTCAGTAGCTAGTATGCTTTTAACAACTGAAGCTACAATTAGCGAAATCAAAGAAGACAAACCTGCTATGCCTGATATGAGTGGCATGGGTGGTATGGGAGGCATGGGTGGTATGATGTAA